DNA sequence from the Candidatus Eisenbacteria bacterium genome:
ATCGCCAAGATGCGCGACTGGGACTTCTCGCCCGCGATTCGAAACGGCGAACCCAGGCCCGCGTGGGCATCGCAGGACTTCACCTTCCAACCCTGATCGATTCGCCGCCGCCGCGCGGCCAGCTCGAGGAGTTGCCATGTCGAAGACCCACACCATCGCGGTGATCGCCGGCGATGGCATCGGCCCCGAGGTGGTGCGAGAGGGCCGGCGGGTCCTCGAGCGCGTGGCCGCGATCGAAGGCTTTCAGTTTCGCTGCACCCCCTACCCGTTCGGCGCCGAGCACTACCTGAAGACCAAGGAAGTGTTCCCGGACGCGGCATTCGAAGAGGTCAAGCACCACGACGCGATCCTGCTCGGCGCAATCGGTGACCCGCGCCTCGAAGTGGGGCTGCTCGAGTTCGGCATCATCGCAAAGCTGCGCTTCGAGCTGGACCTGTTCGTCAACTTGCGCCCGGTGCGCCTGTACGCCGAGCACCTGTGCCCGCTCAAGGACACGCGCCCCGAACACGTCGACTTCACGGTGGTGCGCGAGAACACCGAGGACGCCTACGCCGGCATGCGCGGCTTCTTCAAGAAGGGCACACCCGACGAGATCGCCACGCAGGAGATCATCTTCACGCGCAAGGGCGTGGAGCGGGTGATCCGCTACGCGTTCGAACTGGCGCGGCGGCGCAACAAGCGCAAGAAGCTCACGCTGATCGACAAGGCGAACGCGGTGCGAGCGATGGACCTGTGGACGCGCACGTTTGCCGAAGTCGGCGCCGAGTACCCCGACATCGCGCGCGACCACCAGTACATCGACGCGGCCTGCATGTACGTGATCCGCAACCCGTCCGACTACGACACGGTGGTGACGAGCAACATGTTCGGCGACATCTTCACCGACCTGTCCGCGATGATTCAGGGCGGGCTCGGTGTGGCGGCGAGCGGGAATCTGCACCCGGGCCGCGTGAGCTTGTTCGAGCCCATTCACGGCTCGGCCCCCAAGTACACGGGCCGCAACGTGGCGAATCCGATCGCCACCGTGCTCGCGGTCTCGATGATGCTCGACTACCTGGGCGAAGCGGCGGCTGCGGTGCGACTCGAGCAGGCGGTCGAACGGTTGCTGGTGTCGCGGCGCCTGCCCTCGGTCGGCACAGACTCGGGCTTCAGCACCACGCAGATCGGCGACCTGGTGATCGAGGAGCTCGCGGCGGTCGGCTCGGGGCACTAGTCGCCGCCACCTCGCGACTCGTTCGGGTCGTCGCGCGGCACCTTCTTCTCGAGCCAGCGATAGACTTCGAGCACCAGCAGCGCGATCGCCGTCGTGATCGAAGCGAGCGCATACGCGCGCACGCCCACCGCCACTCCGATCGCAGCCGCGGTCCAGATGCTCGCGGCGGTGGTGAGCCCGTGCGTCATGCCTTCGCGCCGGATGATGGCACCGGCGCCGAGGAAGCCAACACCCGTGATCACGCCATGAACCACGCGGGTCGGATCGTAGGTATTGCCAGGGGCAATCGCAGCCGCGTGCGCAGAGATCAACACGTAGACCGTCGAGCCGACGCACACGAGTACGTGAGTGCGGAGCCCGGCAGGCTTGCGACCGGCCTCGCGTTCGAGGCCGACCAGCGTTCCCAGGCCGAGAGAGACCAGCATGGGAGTCAGTTCTTCCATCATGAGAGCACCTCCTTGTGCCGGGGCATTATCGGCAACCAGGGGGCGCGGCTCAAGCGCGCAGCGAGCTAGCGCCTCTCGAACCGGGGCGGGCGCTTCTCGAGAAACGCCTGCAGACCCTCGGGGGTGTCGTGGCTCGCGAACATCATGCCGAACAGGGCGCTCTCGAAGCGCAGCGCCTCGTTGAGCCCGGTCTGGAGCCCGCGCTGCACCGATTCGAGCACTGCGGCGATTGCCAGCGGCCCGTTCTTGAGGATCGCCAGGGCGAGCTTTTCGGCCTCGTCGAGCAGCTGATCGCGCGGCACCACCCGATTGACGAGCCCGATTCGCTCGGCTTCGTCGGCCTTCACACGCCGCGCGGTCAGCATCAGCTCGAGTGCCCGTCCCGGCCCGATCAGTCGCGGGAGCCGCTGAGTGCCGCCGTACCCCGGGATGATGCCGAGCGTCACCTCAGGGAGCCCGAGCACCGCGTTCTCGGACGCGATGCGCAGGTGACAGGCGAGCGCCAGCTCGCACCCGCCGCCGAGTGCGTAGCCGTTGATCGCGGCGATCACGGGCTTGGGCGACAGCTCGAAGCGGTCGTAGACGCGCTGGCCGAAGCGCGACGCCTCGACGGCCCCGCGCGAATCAAGCGCTGCCAGCTCCGCGATGTCGGCGCCGGCGATGAAGCTCTTCTCCCCCTGCCCGGTCACGATCAGCGCGTGCTGCGCCGGATCTTCGACGAACGTCTGGGCCGCCGCGTCCAGCTCGATCAGAGTCGCGCGGTTGAGCGCGTTCAGGACTTCTGGCCGGTTCACGGTCACGATCGTGACCGCGCCGCGCGTTTCGACGAGCAGGTTCTGGGGAGGCGCTGCGGAAGTGGTCGCCATGGCGGTCGCTCGATCCGGGTTCGGGTGAGGCGGACTGCGTTTCGAAGTGGCGCAGTATAGGAACCTGATCGCGCCACTCACAAGCGTGTACGATCGCGCGCCATGAGCCTTTCCCGCGCGGTGCGCGTCGTGTCGGTGATGGCAGCACTCGCGTGCGTGGCGTTGCTGGTCTGGGCATTGCTGGATGCGTTCCGGTATCCGGTCGAATCGCTCGCGACGCGGGTGCCGAGTCGCACCTCGCTCATGCGCACGCGCGAGGCGCAGGCGCAGCGGGCCGGGCGGCCGCACGCGATCCGCCAGCGGTGGCTCGGCTACGAGCGCCTCTCGCCGCTGTTGCGTCGCGCAGTGCTGATCGCCGAGGACGACGCATTCTTCGCCCACGGCGGGCTCGACTGGAACGAGCTGCGCGTCTCGGCGCGCGCCAATCTCGAAGCGCGCAAGGTGGTGCGGGGCGGCAGCACGATCACGCAGCAGCTGGCGCGCAATCTGTACCTGAGCGATCAGCGCACGCTGACCCGCAAGCTCACCGAGATGGTGCTCGCGTGGCGCCTCGAACGCGCCCTCAGCAAGCGGCGCATCTTCGAGCTCTATCTGAACCTGATCGAGTGGGGCGATGGCGTCTACGGGGCCGATGCCGCGGCGCGCCACTGGTTCGGCCACTCGGCGAGCGAGCTGACGCCACGCGAAGCGACGGCACTGGCGGCGGTGATCATCAACCCGCGTCGCTTCTCGCCGGTCGCACCTTCGAAGCGCATCGAGCGGCGCATCCGGATGATCGCGCGACGACTCGAGCGGCGCGGAGCGCTGACGGCCGAACAGACGAATCAGGCGCTCGGGCTTCCGCCTGCCGAGCGGCCAGACGCCGCGCCCGCGGATTCGATGGAGCTCTCGCCGCCCGAGCCGATGCCGGCGGCGGAACCCGCGCTCGACTCGGCGGGCCTCAGCCCCCCAGAGCTTCCTTGACCAGTCGCGCCACGGTGCCGCCCTCGGTGCGGCCCCTGACCTGCGGCATCACCGCGCTCACGACCTTGCCCATTTCGCGCGGGCTCAGGGCTCCGGTCGAAACGACGGCGGCCTTCACGATCGCACGCAGCTCGTCCTCGCTGATCGCCAGCGGCAGGTAGCGCGTCGTCACCACGATCTCGACCTCCTCGCGTGCGGCGAGGTCGTCGCGGCCGAGCTTTTTCAGCTCCTCGATCGCTTCGCGGCGCTTCTTGGCGTAGCGCTG
Encoded proteins:
- a CDS encoding 3-isopropylmalate dehydrogenase; this translates as MSKTHTIAVIAGDGIGPEVVREGRRVLERVAAIEGFQFRCTPYPFGAEHYLKTKEVFPDAAFEEVKHHDAILLGAIGDPRLEVGLLEFGIIAKLRFELDLFVNLRPVRLYAEHLCPLKDTRPEHVDFTVVRENTEDAYAGMRGFFKKGTPDEIATQEIIFTRKGVERVIRYAFELARRRNKRKKLTLIDKANAVRAMDLWTRTFAEVGAEYPDIARDHQYIDAACMYVIRNPSDYDTVVTSNMFGDIFTDLSAMIQGGLGVAASGNLHPGRVSLFEPIHGSAPKYTGRNVANPIATVLAVSMMLDYLGEAAAAVRLEQAVERLLVSRRLPSVGTDSGFSTTQIGDLVIEELAAVGSGH
- a CDS encoding MgtC/SapB family protein; amino-acid sequence: MMEELTPMLVSLGLGTLVGLEREAGRKPAGLRTHVLVCVGSTVYVLISAHAAAIAPGNTYDPTRVVHGVITGVGFLGAGAIIRREGMTHGLTTAASIWTAAAIGVAVGVRAYALASITTAIALLVLEVYRWLEKKVPRDDPNESRGGGD
- a CDS encoding enoyl-CoA hydratase, translating into MATTSAAPPQNLLVETRGAVTIVTVNRPEVLNALNRATLIELDAAAQTFVEDPAQHALIVTGQGEKSFIAGADIAELAALDSRGAVEASRFGQRVYDRFELSPKPVIAAINGYALGGGCELALACHLRIASENAVLGLPEVTLGIIPGYGGTQRLPRLIGPGRALELMLTARRVKADEAERIGLVNRVVPRDQLLDEAEKLALAILKNGPLAIAAVLESVQRGLQTGLNEALRFESALFGMMFASHDTPEGLQAFLEKRPPRFERR
- the mtgA gene encoding monofunctional biosynthetic peptidoglycan transglycosylase, with protein sequence MSLSRAVRVVSVMAALACVALLVWALLDAFRYPVESLATRVPSRTSLMRTREAQAQRAGRPHAIRQRWLGYERLSPLLRRAVLIAEDDAFFAHGGLDWNELRVSARANLEARKVVRGGSTITQQLARNLYLSDQRTLTRKLTEMVLAWRLERALSKRRIFELYLNLIEWGDGVYGADAAARHWFGHSASELTPREATALAAVIINPRRFSPVAPSKRIERRIRMIARRLERRGALTAEQTNQALGLPPAERPDAAPADSMELSPPEPMPAAEPALDSAGLSPPELP
- a CDS encoding GatB/YqeY domain-containing protein, whose amino-acid sequence is MSDPTILERLQADMTAAMKAKDADTLGTLRMLKSALMEAKTRKPKDATLSADEEIEVLQRYAKKRREAIEELKKLGRDDLAAREEVEIVVTTRYLPLAISEDELRAIVKAAVVSTGALSPREMGKVVSAVMPQVRGRTEGGTVARLVKEALGG